A DNA window from Caulobacter mirabilis contains the following coding sequences:
- a CDS encoding MBG domain-containing protein: MPHRPFLTALLTSSALIAAAQAHAQALPTGGTVASGGVTISTPTAGQMTINQSTGQAIVNWQGFSIGQGNSVDIQQPSAQSVLLNRVTGNTPSTIAGSLTANGQVFLVNPNGIAISKTGQVSAAGFVASSLDIADDDFLAGKLTFKGAGRSAAVSNQGAVVVGRGGYAALIGGRIENAGSIIAPLGKVALGAGERATLDLAGDGFLQVAVPSAEQAAEPLIVQSGRITADGGLVQVSAAAARDAARRTVNLEGVIEARSVSGRPGAVVLDGGGGAVSITGDVDASARDGGRGGAITVTGEAITLTGASLDASGRDGGGAVRIGGDFQGQGDLARARTVTIDGASAVTADALEAGNGGRVIVWSDDVTAFSGRISARGGANGGDGGFTEVSGKRLLGFNGTVDLRAPKGRTGDLLLDPYNVTISNAPDTGGFTATGDNSVINVTTLQNALATANVTISTGAGGTQDGDITIAAPISWSANTLTLSAHRSIAVNAGLVADGTAGLALNYGAGGGVTYAYGFSANFTGPQGGQSLTINGQAYTLIYDAAQLQAITQTGLGGRYALATSFNAVATRTWGPYGFTPIGTVNGSLQGDGFTGTFDGLGNVVSNLFIGTPNSGIGLFGRIGIGGVVRNLGLSDVYINANQVAGALAGNVRGTVQNVWASGWVSGTAVVGGLVGINGGAISQSFSLVGVKARDSINVGGLVGENYGTIADTYVMGAILGGDRVGGLVGDNQGSITRSFFAGSVHGNSNVGPLVGRNQGAGTVTASLYDSTRSYFGGGLSTVQFQTGGGALATLGSAFAGGADGLYPYLKAFFPNGAQAVSGIAYKDQGRNPLISAQPAPVYSKDPAFVSLNAMGFYWGSVTTDRNGYYYFLVPAGMLAAGDSAAVYTNQSSGPDAPGTTNAFHLFTASGATVQGGVDLYGNTRTFNTAALLYSQTAIDTTALAQAIGGNTVAQAAYNGATAQRILATGASYTVDTPLSVAAGQQLSIETVAPGSLLILNAATTLASGGGLVLRSAGDLRIAAAITTADTTYFKLGSGGTMTIDAPITVIGGYTQGWTGSYWYSPDFSTMVLESAGAIRVNAVVTNRGANTFDIRYGGPDTNFTFARGGRLDYVNNFGNTIYNTATGGRALVINGEGYALISRIQDLPSMNGSAGRFALVANLGAGSYGSALIGSFSGRFDGLGHTIDNLTITGTGAQLGLFGTLASGSVVRNVGLNGGTIAGGAGSDVGALAGLSQGSIFNVWSSAAVIGTDGDIGGLVGENAGSIANSYVTGLVRGGGGTAGAIAGRNPGSVHNVLAAGLLFNTNASTGLVGDNSGVIDGALITGYANAGSTLLSAVGTGSGSVSNVYVDSDTTGFSSGGVVLTTAQLQGGGVPVGLSGDVWTGGTGGKYPYLRSFFPNGIDIVSGTARKADGSAWQAMITLAAGGAAISTVGSGANGYYYAFGAPGTLSAGQGLVAFTADGADALTFRIGSRNDLTSGFDLTETWRRDDLGPLASLSAAQATLVATAGSLTSGLTPANREISSGAAAFSIDQAVNQSGLLALKASGAVTQTAGVTAANLVITGAGDFTLNHAGNAVATVAASVGSLALTTGGALTVSSLSDGSGTTINGVTTTGAVTLSAVGDLTLAAKVSGASPVLSTRGLFINNQGSDGVIAASGRWLVYANSHLGNTFGSLDSQNMALFGRTLATAAPGAITQTGNRYVFANSPTITVAARNATKVYGEVIAPGGLPSLWADLVGAPSVAGVFLAPTIDALFPSLAVSSTGAAATAGVGTGYTLEIVPGSLASDYGYTVNTTSGSLTVTRRAITVTADALNRIYGNANPLLTYTIGGLGLVNGDSLTGSLTTGATTASGVGSYAITQGDLAASSNYDLTFVGANLQITPRALTVTADALSRIYGNTNPLLTYVVNGLGLVNGDTLTGALATGATTASGVGTYAITQGDLAASANYDLTFIGSNLQITPRALTVTADALSRIYGNTNPLLTYVVSGLGLVNGDTLTGALATGATTASGVGTYAITQGDLAASANYDLTFIGSNLQITPRALTVTADALSRIYGNTNPLLTYVVSGLGLVNGDTLTGALATGATTASGVGTYAITQGDLAASANYDLTFIGSNLQITPRALTVTADALSRIYGNTNPLLTYVVSGLGLVNGDTLTGALATGATTASGVGSYAITQGDLAASSNYDLTFVGATLAITPRAITVTADALSRIYGNANPLLTYTIGGLGLVNSDALSGALATGATTASGVGTYAITQGDLAASGNYDLTFVGSNLTVTPRAITITADALNRIYGNANPLLTYAVGGLGLVNGDSLSGALATGATTASGIGTYAISQGDLAASSNYDLTFIGSTLQITPRALTVTADALSRIYGNANPLLTYVVSGLGLVNGDSLSGALATGATTASGIGTYAISQGDLAASANYDLTFIGSNLQITPRALTVTADALSRIYGNTNPLLTYVVSGLGLVNGDTLTGALATGATTASGVGTYAVTQGDLAATANYDLTFVGSNLAITPRAITVTADALSRIYGNANPLLTYAVGGLGLVNGDTLSGALATGATTASGVGTYAVTQGDLAASGNYDLTFVGSNLTVTPRAITITADALSRIYGNANPLLTYAVGGLGLVNGDTLSGALATGATTASGVGTYAVTQGDLAASGNYDLTFVGSSLTVTPRAITITADALNRIYGNANPLLTYAVGGLGLVNGDSLTGALTTGATTASGVGSYAISQGDLAASANYDLTFVGSTLAITPRAITVTADALSRIYGNANPLLTYAVGGLGLVNGDTLSGGLATGATTASGVGTYAISQGDLAASANYDLTFVGSTLAITPRAITVTADALSRIYGNANPLLTYAVGGLGLVNGDTLSGALTTGATTASGVGSYAISQGDLAASSNYDLTFVGSTLAITPRAITVTADALSRIYGNANPLLTYAVGGLGLVNGDSLTGALATGATTASGVGTYAISQGDLAASANYDLTFVGSNLTVTPRAITVTADALSRIYGNANPLLTYAVGGLGLVNGDSLTGSLTTSATTASGVGSYAITQGSLTASANYTITFTGGGLTITPRPVTVIAHNQSRTQGFVNPPLTYSLGGLGLVNGDGFTGGLATDAAQGSPAGDYRIGRGDLSISANYAVTFLDGVMTVTAAPPPAQDGASAIQERFLAPYAPPALDPRPIDSGTDDDRVITEDPRLIAPLICSDGRVAAACVVASR; encoded by the coding sequence ATGCCCCACCGCCCGTTCCTGACCGCTCTACTGACCTCCAGCGCTCTGATCGCCGCCGCCCAGGCTCACGCCCAGGCTCTGCCGACGGGCGGAACCGTCGCCAGCGGCGGCGTGACCATCTCGACGCCGACGGCCGGTCAGATGACGATCAACCAGTCGACCGGCCAGGCTATCGTCAACTGGCAGGGCTTCTCGATCGGCCAGGGAAACAGCGTCGACATCCAGCAGCCGAGCGCCCAGTCCGTGCTGCTCAATCGGGTGACCGGGAACACCCCGTCGACCATCGCCGGCAGCCTGACCGCCAACGGGCAGGTGTTCCTGGTCAACCCCAACGGCATCGCCATCTCCAAGACCGGGCAAGTCTCCGCCGCCGGCTTCGTCGCCTCCAGCCTGGACATCGCCGACGACGACTTTCTGGCGGGCAAGCTGACCTTCAAGGGGGCGGGACGCTCGGCCGCGGTCAGCAACCAGGGCGCGGTCGTGGTCGGCCGCGGCGGCTATGCGGCCCTGATCGGCGGGCGGATCGAGAACGCCGGGTCGATCATCGCCCCGCTGGGCAAGGTGGCCCTGGGCGCCGGCGAACGGGCGACGTTGGATCTGGCCGGCGACGGCTTCCTGCAGGTGGCCGTGCCCAGCGCCGAGCAGGCCGCCGAGCCGCTGATCGTGCAGTCTGGCCGGATCACCGCCGACGGAGGGCTGGTGCAGGTCTCAGCGGCGGCGGCCCGAGACGCGGCGCGCCGGACCGTCAATCTGGAAGGCGTCATCGAGGCCCGGTCGGTGTCGGGTCGTCCCGGCGCGGTGGTGCTGGACGGCGGCGGCGGCGCGGTGTCGATCACCGGCGACGTCGACGCCTCGGCGCGCGACGGCGGCCGGGGCGGCGCGATCACCGTCACCGGCGAGGCGATCACGCTGACCGGCGCGAGCCTCGACGCCTCCGGGCGCGACGGCGGCGGCGCCGTGCGGATCGGCGGCGACTTCCAAGGGCAAGGCGACCTCGCCCGGGCCAGGACCGTCACGATCGATGGGGCCAGCGCCGTCACCGCCGACGCGCTCGAGGCCGGAAACGGCGGCCGGGTCATCGTCTGGTCGGACGACGTCACCGCCTTCTCCGGCCGGATTTCCGCCCGCGGCGGCGCCAATGGCGGAGACGGCGGTTTCACCGAGGTTTCCGGCAAGCGGTTGCTCGGCTTCAACGGAACGGTCGATCTGCGCGCGCCCAAGGGCCGAACGGGCGATCTGCTGCTCGATCCCTATAACGTCACCATCTCCAACGCCCCCGACACCGGCGGCTTCACGGCGACGGGCGACAACAGCGTCATCAACGTCACGACGCTGCAGAACGCCCTCGCCACGGCGAACGTCACCATCTCCACCGGCGCGGGCGGAACTCAGGACGGCGATATCACGATCGCCGCCCCGATCAGCTGGAGCGCCAACACCCTCACCCTCAGCGCCCACCGATCCATCGCCGTCAACGCGGGCCTTGTCGCCGACGGAACCGCCGGCCTCGCGCTCAACTACGGGGCCGGCGGCGGCGTCACCTACGCCTACGGCTTCAGCGCCAACTTCACCGGCCCTCAAGGCGGGCAGAGCCTGACCATCAACGGGCAGGCCTACACCCTGATCTACGACGCCGCCCAGCTGCAGGCGATCACCCAGACAGGGCTGGGCGGCCGCTACGCCCTGGCGACCAGCTTCAACGCCGTCGCGACCCGCACCTGGGGGCCCTACGGCTTCACGCCGATCGGGACAGTGAACGGAAGCCTGCAGGGCGACGGCTTCACCGGAACCTTCGATGGTCTCGGGAATGTCGTCTCGAACCTGTTCATCGGCACGCCGAACAGCGGCATCGGGCTGTTCGGACGGATCGGGATCGGCGGCGTGGTGCGCAATCTCGGTCTGAGCGACGTCTATATCAACGCGAACCAGGTCGCGGGCGCTCTGGCCGGCAATGTTCGGGGGACGGTTCAAAACGTCTGGGCCAGCGGCTGGGTCAGCGGCACCGCGGTCGTCGGAGGTCTGGTCGGCATCAACGGCGGCGCGATCAGCCAGTCGTTCTCGCTGGTCGGGGTCAAGGCGCGGGATTCGATCAACGTCGGCGGCCTGGTCGGGGAAAACTACGGAACCATCGCCGACACCTATGTCATGGGGGCCATCCTTGGCGGCGACCGGGTCGGCGGCCTCGTCGGCGACAACCAGGGTTCCATCACCCGTTCCTTCTTCGCGGGCTCGGTCCACGGCAACAGCAACGTCGGCCCTCTCGTCGGGCGCAACCAGGGCGCGGGGACGGTCACCGCCAGCCTCTACGACAGCACCCGAAGCTACTTCGGCGGCGGCCTGAGCACCGTCCAGTTCCAGACCGGCGGCGGCGCGCTCGCCACATTGGGCTCCGCCTTCGCCGGCGGCGCCGACGGCCTGTACCCCTATCTGAAGGCCTTCTTCCCGAATGGCGCCCAGGCCGTCTCCGGCATCGCCTACAAGGATCAGGGCCGGAACCCGCTGATCTCGGCCCAGCCGGCGCCGGTCTATTCGAAGGACCCGGCCTTCGTTTCGCTGAACGCCATGGGGTTCTACTGGGGCAGCGTCACCACCGACCGCAACGGCTACTACTACTTCCTGGTCCCGGCCGGGATGCTCGCCGCCGGCGACAGCGCAGCCGTCTACACCAATCAGTCCTCCGGACCCGACGCGCCCGGGACGACGAACGCCTTCCACCTGTTCACCGCCAGCGGCGCGACCGTGCAGGGCGGCGTCGATCTCTACGGCAATACGCGGACCTTCAACACCGCCGCCCTGCTCTACTCCCAGACCGCGATCGACACGACCGCCCTGGCCCAGGCCATCGGCGGCAACACCGTCGCCCAGGCGGCCTACAACGGCGCGACCGCGCAGCGGATCCTGGCGACCGGCGCCAGCTATACGGTCGACACGCCGCTTTCGGTCGCCGCCGGCCAACAGCTCAGCATAGAAACCGTCGCGCCGGGCTCGCTGCTGATCCTGAACGCCGCCACGACCCTCGCCAGCGGCGGCGGCCTCGTGCTGAGGAGCGCCGGCGACCTGAGGATCGCCGCGGCGATCACCACCGCCGACACCACCTACTTCAAGCTCGGCAGCGGCGGGACGATGACCATCGACGCGCCGATCACCGTGATCGGCGGCTACACCCAGGGCTGGACCGGGTCGTACTGGTACTCGCCCGACTTCTCGACGATGGTTCTGGAGAGCGCCGGAGCAATCCGAGTCAACGCGGTGGTCACCAACCGCGGCGCCAACACCTTCGACATCCGATACGGCGGTCCGGACACCAACTTCACCTTCGCCCGCGGCGGCCGGCTCGACTACGTCAACAACTTCGGCAACACCATCTACAACACCGCGACCGGCGGCCGCGCCCTGGTGATCAACGGCGAAGGCTACGCGCTGATCAGCCGGATCCAGGACCTTCCGTCCATGAACGGATCGGCCGGCCGGTTCGCCCTGGTCGCCAACCTCGGCGCCGGGAGCTACGGCTCCGCCTTGATCGGAAGTTTCTCCGGACGGTTCGACGGCCTCGGCCACACGATCGACAACCTGACCATCACCGGAACAGGCGCACAGCTCGGGCTGTTCGGAACCCTCGCCTCCGGCAGCGTGGTGCGGAACGTGGGTCTGAACGGCGGAACGATCGCCGGCGGCGCCGGCAGCGACGTCGGCGCGCTCGCCGGCCTCTCGCAAGGCTCCATCTTCAACGTCTGGAGCAGTGCGGCGGTCATCGGGACCGACGGCGATATCGGCGGGCTGGTCGGCGAGAACGCAGGCTCGATCGCCAACAGCTACGTGACCGGCCTGGTGCGAGGCGGAGGCGGAACGGCCGGCGCGATCGCCGGGCGCAACCCAGGTTCGGTTCACAACGTCCTGGCCGCCGGTCTGCTGTTCAACACCAACGCCTCCACCGGCCTCGTCGGCGACAACAGCGGCGTCATCGACGGCGCCCTGATCACCGGCTACGCCAACGCCGGATCGACGCTGCTCAGCGCCGTGGGAACGGGTTCCGGCTCCGTATCCAACGTCTATGTCGACAGCGACACGACGGGCTTCTCCAGTGGGGGAGTCGTCCTGACCACCGCCCAGCTCCAGGGCGGCGGGGTTCCGGTCGGCCTGTCCGGCGACGTCTGGACCGGCGGAACCGGCGGCAAGTATCCCTACCTCAGAAGCTTCTTCCCGAACGGGATCGACATTGTCTCCGGCACGGCGCGCAAGGCCGACGGCTCGGCCTGGCAGGCCATGATCACCCTAGCGGCGGGCGGCGCGGCCATCTCGACCGTCGGCAGCGGGGCCAACGGCTACTACTACGCCTTCGGCGCCCCCGGCACGCTGAGCGCCGGCCAGGGCCTGGTCGCCTTTACGGCCGACGGAGCGGACGCCCTCACCTTCCGCATCGGATCGCGAAACGACCTGACCAGCGGCTTCGACCTGACCGAGACCTGGCGGCGCGACGACCTGGGACCGCTGGCGTCCCTCTCGGCGGCGCAGGCGACTCTCGTGGCGACCGCGGGATCGCTGACCAGCGGCCTGACGCCCGCCAATCGCGAGATCTCGAGCGGCGCGGCCGCCTTCTCGATCGACCAGGCCGTGAACCAGAGCGGCCTGCTGGCGCTCAAGGCCAGCGGCGCGGTGACCCAGACGGCGGGGGTCACCGCTGCGAACCTGGTGATCACCGGCGCCGGAGACTTCACCCTGAATCACGCTGGCAACGCCGTGGCCACGGTGGCCGCCAGCGTCGGCAGCCTGGCCCTGACGACCGGCGGCGCCCTGACGGTCTCAAGCCTTTCCGACGGCTCGGGAACAACGATCAATGGCGTGACCACGACCGGCGCCGTCACGCTCAGCGCCGTCGGCGACCTGACCCTGGCGGCGAAGGTCTCGGGCGCCAGCCCAGTGCTTTCGACACGGGGCCTGTTCATCAACAACCAGGGGAGCGACGGCGTCATCGCTGCGAGCGGCCGCTGGCTGGTCTATGCGAATTCGCATCTCGGCAACACCTTCGGCAGCTTGGATAGCCAGAACATGGCGCTGTTCGGCCGGACGCTGGCGACCGCGGCGCCCGGCGCGATCACCCAGACCGGCAACCGCTATGTCTTCGCCAACAGCCCGACGATCACTGTGGCGGCCAGGAACGCGACCAAGGTCTACGGCGAGGTCATCGCCCCCGGCGGTCTTCCCTCGCTATGGGCGGACCTGGTCGGCGCGCCGAGCGTCGCCGGCGTCTTCCTGGCCCCGACGATCGACGCGCTGTTCCCGAGCCTTGCCGTCAGCTCCACCGGTGCGGCCGCGACGGCCGGCGTCGGGACCGGCTACACCCTGGAAATCGTCCCCGGCAGCCTGGCCTCGGACTACGGCTATACGGTCAACACGACGTCAGGCTCGCTGACGGTCACGCGGCGCGCGATCACCGTCACCGCAGACGCCCTCAACCGCATCTACGGCAACGCCAATCCCCTGTTGACCTACACGATCGGCGGCCTGGGGCTGGTCAACGGCGATAGCCTGACCGGCAGCCTGACCACCGGCGCGACGACCGCTTCCGGCGTCGGAAGCTACGCCATCACTCAGGGAGACCTGGCCGCCTCCAGCAACTACGACCTCACCTTCGTCGGCGCGAACCTTCAGATCACGCCGCGAGCGCTGACCGTCACCGCTGACGCCTTGAGCCGTATCTACGGGAACACCAACCCACTGCTGACCTACGTCGTCAACGGCCTCGGGCTCGTCAACGGCGACACGCTCACCGGCGCCCTGGCCACCGGCGCAACGACGGCCTCCGGCGTCGGAACCTACGCCATCACTCAGGGCGACCTGGCGGCCTCGGCGAACTACGACCTCACCTTCATCGGCTCGAACCTTCAGATCACGCCGCGAGCGCTGACCGTCACCGCTGACGCCTTGAGCCGTATCTACGGGAACACCAACCCACTGCTGACCTACGTCGTCAGCGGCCTCGGGCTCGTCAACGGCGACACGCTCACCGGCGCCCTGGCCACCGGCGCAACGACGGCCTCCGGCGTCGGAACCTACGCCATCACTCAGGGCGACCTGGCGGCCTCGGCGAACTACGACCTCACCTTCATCGGCTCGAACCTTCAGATCACGCCGCGAGCGCTGACCGTCACCGCTGACGCCTTGAGCCGTATCTACGGGAACACCAACCCACTGCTGACCTACGTCGTCAGCGGCCTCGGGCTCGTCAACGGCGACACGCTCACCGGCGCCCTGGCCACCGGCGCAACGACGGCCTCCGGCGTCGGAACCTACGCCATCACTCAGGGCGACCTGGCGGCCTCGGCGAACTACGACCTCACCTTCATCGGCTCGAACCTTCAGATCACGCCGCGAGCGCTGACCGTCACCGCTGACGCCTTGAGCCGTATCTACGGGAACACCAACCCACTGCTGACCTACGTCGTCAGCGGCCTCGGGCTCGTCAACGGCGACACGCTCACCGGCGCCCTGGCCACCGGCGCGACGACGGCTTCCGGCGTCGGAAGCTACGCCATCACCCAGGGCGACCTGGCGGCTTCCAGCAACTACGACCTCACCTTCGTCGGCGCGACCCTCGCCATCACGCCGCGGGCCATCACCGTCACCGCCGACGCCCTGAGCCGCATATACGGTAACGCCAATCCCCTGCTGACCTACACGATCGGCGGCCTGGGGCTGGTCAACAGCGATGCGCTCAGCGGCGCCCTGGCCACCGGGGCGACGACGGCTTCCGGCGTCGGAACCTACGCCATCACTCAGGGAGACCTGGCGGCTTCCGGCAACTACGACCTGACCTTCGTCGGCTCCAACCTGACCGTCACGCCGCGCGCCATCACCATCACCGCCGACGCCCTCAACCGTATCTACGGCAACGCCAACCCGCTGCTGACCTACGCGGTCGGCGGCCTCGGGCTGGTCAACGGCGACAGCCTCTCCGGCGCCCTGGCCACCGGGGCGACGACCGCCTCCGGCATCGGAACCTACGCCATCAGCCAGGGCGACCTGGCCGCCTCCAGCAACTACGACCTCACCTTCATCGGCTCGACCCTTCAGATCACGCCGCGAGCGCTGACCGTCACCGCCGACGCCCTCAGCCGCATCTACGGGAACGCCAACCCGCTGCTGACCTACGTCGTCAGCGGCCTCGGGCTGGTCAACGGCGACAGCCTCTCCGGCGCCCTGGCCACCGGGGCGACGACCGCCTCCGGCATCGGAACCTACGCCATCAGCCAGGGCGACCTGGCGGCTTCGGCCAACTACGACCTCACCTTCATCGGCTCGAACCTTCAGATCACGCCGCGAGCGCTGACCGTCACCGCTGACGCCTTGAGCCGTATCTACGGGAACACCAACCCACTGCTGACCTACGTCGTCAGCGGCCTCGGGCTCGTCAACGGCGACACGCTCACCGGCGCCCTGGCCACCGGCGCAACGACGGCCTCCGGCGTCGGAACCTACGCCGTCACCCAGGGTGACCTGGCGGCCACCGCTAACTACGACCTGACCTTCGTCGGTTCGAACCTCGCCATCACGCCGCGCGCCATCACCGTCACCGCCGACGCCCTCAGCCGCATCTACGGGAACGCCAACCCGCTGCTGACCTACGCCGTCGGCGGCCTCGGGCTCGTCAACGGCGACACCCTCAGCGGCGCCCTGGCCACCGGAGCCACCACCGCCTCCGGCGTCGGAACCTACGCCGTCACCCAAGGCGACCTGGCGGCGTCCGGCAACTACGACCTGACCTTCGTCGGCTCCAACCTGACCGTCACGCCGCGCGCCATCACCATCACCGCCGACGCGCTGAGCCGCATCTACGGTAACGCCAATCCCCTGCTCACCTACGCCGTCGGCGGCCTCGGGCTGGTCAACGGCGACACGCTCAGCGGCGCCCTGGCCACCGGAGCCACCACCGCCTCCGGCGTCGGAACCTACGCCGTCACCCAGGGCGACCTGGCGGCTTCCGGCAACTACGACCTGACCTTCGTCGGCTCCAGCCTGACCGTCACGCCGCGCGCCATCACCATCACCGCCGACGCCCTCAACCGTATCTACGGGAACGCCAACCCGCTGCTGACCTACGCCGTCGGCGGCTTGGGGCTCGTCAACGGCGACAGCCTGACCGGCGCCCTGACCACCGGCGCCACCACCGCCTCGGGCGTCGGCAGCTACGCCATCAGCCAAGGCGATCTGGCGGCTTCGGCCAACTACGACCTGACCTTCGTCGGTTCGACCCTCGCCATCACGCCGCGGGCGATCACCGTCACCGCCGACGCCCTGAGCCGCATCTACGGGAACGCCAATCCGCTGCTCACCTACGCCGTCGGCGGCCTCGGGCTCGTCAACGGCGACACGCTCAGCGGCGGACTGGCCACCGGGGCGACGACGGCTTCCGGCGTTGGAACCTACGCCATCAGCCAAGGCGATCTGGCCGCCTCGGCCAACTATGACCTGACCTTCGTCGGTTCGACCCTCGCCATCACGCCGCGGGCGATCACCGTCACCGCCGACGCCCTCAGCCGCATCTACGGGAACGCCAACCCGCTGCTGACCTACGCCGTCGGCGGCCTCGGGCTCGTCAACGGCGACACCCTCAGCGGCGCCCTGACCACCGGCGCGACGACCGCTTCCGGCGTCGGCAGCTACGCCATCAGCCAGGGCGACTTGGCGGCTTCCAGCAACTACGACCTGACCTTCGTTGGTTCGACCCTCGCCATCACCCCGCGGGCGATCACCGTCACCGCTGACGCCCTGAGCCGTATCTACGGGAACGCCAATCCCCTGCTCACCTACGCCGTCGGCGGCCTCGGGCTGGTCAACGGCGACAGCCTGACTGGCGCCCTGGCTACAGGGGCGACGACGGCTTCCGGCGTCGGAACCTACGCCATCAGCCAGGGCGACCTAGCCGCCTCGGCCAACTACGACCTGACCTTCGTCGGTTCGAACCTGACCGTCACACCGCGGGCGATCACCGTCACCGCTGACGCCCTGAGCCGCATCTACGGGAACGCCAACCCGCTGCTCACCTACGCCGTCGGCGGCCTCGGGCTCGTCAACGGCGACAGCCTGACCGGCAGCCTGACCACCAGCGCGACGACCGCTTCCGGCGTCGGAAGCTACGCCATCACCCAGGGCAGTCTGACCGCCTCCGCCAACTACACGATCACCTTTACGGGGGGCGGGCTGACGATCACGCCGCGGCCCGTCACGGTCATCGCGCACAACCAGTCGCGGACCCAGGGCTTCGTCAATCCGCCGCTCACCTACAGCCTTGGCGGATTGGGCCTGGTCAACGGCGACGGATTCACCGGCGGACTGGCCACCGACGCGGCCCAGGGCAGCCCGGCCGGCGACTACCGGATCGGCCGCGGCGACCTGTCCATCTCGGCCAACTATGCCGTCACCTTCCTGGACGGCGTCATGACGGTGACGGCCGCGCCGCCGCCGGCGCAGGATGGGGCCAGCGCCATCCAGGAACGCTTCCTGGCGCCCTATGCGCCGCCGGCGCTCGACCCTCGTCCCATCGACTCCGGAACCGACGACGACCGTGTCATCACCGAGGATCCGCGACTGATCGCGCCGCTGATCTGCAGCGACGGCCGCGTGGCGGCGGCCTGTGTCGTGGCGTCACGCTAG
- a CDS encoding ShlB/FhaC/HecB family hemolysin secretion/activation protein produces the protein MFGAGAAQAQTASQITPPSFRPPLQTVPGGIAVPDHPGLQTPEGAETLPLVLAEIEVEGGRPEMAAETAAITNALIGRTITAAEVFAAARRLEAAYARAGYALVRVVLPAQTLADGGRLKLIVIDGYVERVDVSALPERLQTRVQAILAPIVARPGIRMPELERRLLLAGDISGARLRSALAAGSVHGSSVLIIDGVERPVTGQWTFDNAPSSPLGDWSAGVGLDANNLFGQGEQFYFRAGGLPEDGRKGYLSDNPRSRTLAVGMVLPIGLDGLTANVEATRTRANPSHPKNTLGFGSVFERYSLRLRYPLIRSRATTLAAEVGIDAQNDNLYVVHPIIVPLASDRLRVLRLSLDGVWFTQANGVLSGNVRASQGLTGLGARTAADATPLLPLSRMGADADFRKIEFGVAFTQPLAQHLTLDLSARAQSSFGDPLPQSEQMGIAAPSALSTFDSGSLQGDSGYAMRAQLSSPWTVRAGEAALSASPYLFGAVGHLRLERPTFFERERSTYGAYGLGLRLATGVTDSVALSLSLEWGRQHRTDRIPSDDRFTLTGAVQF, from the coding sequence GTGTTCGGCGCCGGCGCCGCCCAGGCGCAGACGGCCAGCCAGATCACGCCGCCCAGCTTCCGGCCGCCGCTCCAGACGGTTCCGGGGGGAATCGCGGTGCCCGACCATCCCGGCTTGCAGACGCCGGAGGGCGCCGAAACGCTGCCGCTCGTCCTGGCCGAGATCGAGGTCGAGGGCGGACGTCCGGAGATGGCGGCCGAGACCGCCGCCATCACCAACGCCCTGATCGGCCGGACCATCACGGCGGCCGAAGTGTTCGCCGCCGCGCGGCGCCTCGAAGCCGCCTACGCTCGGGCGGGCTATGCGCTGGTCCGCGTCGTCCTCCCGGCCCAGACCCTGGCCGACGGCGGCCGCTTGAAGCTGATCGTCATCGACGGCTACGTGGAGCGCGTCGATGTCTCGGCGCTGCCTGAGCGGTTGCAGACCCGGGTCCAAGCGATCCTGGCGCCGATCGTCGCCCGACCCGGCATTCGGATGCCGGAGTTGGAGCGACGCCTCCTGCTGGCCGGCGACATCTCCGGCGCACGGCTGCGATCCGCGCTTGCGGCGGGCTCGGTCCATGGGTCGAGCGTGCTGATCATCGATGGCGTCGAGCGTCCGGTGACCGGGCAATGGACCTTCGACAACGCCCCCTCGTCCCCGCTCGGCGACTGGTCCGCCGGCGTCGGGCTCGACGCCAACAATCTGTTCGGTCAGGGGGAACAGTTCTATTTCCGCGCCGGCGGCCTGCCGGAAGACGGCCGTAAGGGCTATCTCAGCGACAATCCCCGCAGTCGCACCCTCGCCGTCGGCATGGTTCTGCCGATCGGCCTGGACGGCCTGACCGCCAACGTCGAAGCCACCCGGACCCGCGCCAACCCCAGCCATCCGAAGAATACCCTCGGCTTTGGCAGCGTCTTCGAGCGCTATTCCCTGCGCCTGCGCTATCCGTTGATCCGCAGCCGCGCCACGACGCTGGCGGCCGAAGTCGGGATCGACGCTCAGAACGACAATCTCTACGTCGTCCACCCGATCATCGTGCCGCTGGCTTCCGACCGGCTGAGAGTTCTGCGCCTGTCGCTGGACGGGGTCTGGTTCACCCAGGCGAACGGCGTGCTGAGCGGCAACGTCAGGGCGTCGCAAGGCTTGACCGGCCTGGGCGCCCGCACCGCGGCGGACGCCACGCCCCTGCTGCCGCTGTCGCGGATGGGCGCCGACGCTGATTTCAGGAAGATCGAGTTCGGCGTCGCCTTCACCCAGCCGCTCGCGCAGCATCTGACGCTCGACCTCAGCGCGCGCGCGCAGAGCAGCTTCGGCGATCCGCTGCCCCAGTCCGAACAGATGGGCATCGCCGCGCCCTCCGCCCTGTCGACCTTCGATTCCGGCAGCCTGCAGGGCGACAGCGGCTACGCCATGCGCGCACAACTGTCCTCGCCCTGGACCGTGCGCGCGGGCGAGGCGGCTCTCTCCGCCTCGCCCTACCTCTTCGGCGCGGTCGGCCATCTTCGCTTGGAGCGGCCGACCTTCTTCGAGCGCGAGCGCTCGACCTACGGCGCCTATGGCCTGGGCCTGCGGCTTGCGACCGGCGTCACCGACAGCGTCGCGCTAAGCCTGTCCCTCGAATGGGGCCGGCAGCACCGCACCGACCGCATCCCCAGCGACGACCGCTTCACGCTGACCGGCGCCGTTCAGTTCTAG